caaacacGTTTGATTGTCACTATCCATGACAGTTACGTGGTATAAAGCTGCtgcaaacactgaattagtgaatatGCTAAACTGTTGCTCCTAAGGGAAATGCAAAGTTACGTTCCTGCAAGCTTCTGGTCACGGTTTTGTCCAATGgtcaatatattaataaaaccttcttttatgtgtgttttttgttttttgttttttttttgagacggagtctcgctctgtcgcccaggctggagtgcagtagcgtgatctcggctcactgcaagctctgcctcctgggttcacgccattctcctgcctcagcctcccgagtagctgggactacaggcgcccaccaccgcgcccggctaatttttttttttttgtgttttagtagagacggggtttcaccgtgttagccaggatggtctcgatctcctgacctcgtgatccgcccgtctcagcctcccaaagtgctgggattacaggcttgagccactgcgcccggcctatgtgtatttttgtttaagGACACCTTACTTAATATGTATCGTGTCACtaacattgaactcatggccaacagCACTAACTCTTGCACGAATGAAGCTTATCCAACGTGTGTTTTCTCTGTAAGGTGCATTTCAGCCTCCTTGCGTTTCTGCACTATGCTGAGAGGCCATTATGAACAGtgaaatcaccaagaaaaagcacaaaaatgcacAAACATGACACCAAATATGCTACCAGAAAAGGGAGTCCTGATTGACACCCCAAGAGGtcttcttggatctcacacagaAAGGAATTCATCTCCCCCCACCCTATTCCCCGCACCCCaacacccccagccccagcccgcCCCGCCCTGCGCCCTCCCCTGCGCCCTCCCCTGCGCCCGACCCCGCCCCCCGGCCCTGCCCCAGCCCGACCCCGACTGGGTCCATCTTCGGCCccgccccagccccacccagccccGGCCCCAGACCCCTCAGAGGCCGGACCCCGACCTACCCTGGGCAGCGGCCCCGGGACCCCCGGCGAGCGGGAAGGGCGCAGTGGCTGCAAGTGGGAAACGACCGACGCCGCGGGGTGCAGGCGCCTCCGCCCCAGCCCGGGGCCCGGACCTTCGGGGTCACCTGACTCCGACCTGCCCGGGCCGGGCGGCGCGGGGGGCAAAGTCCGGGGCCCTGAGCGCGGCTGCAGGCGGTGCGGGGCGGGGTCCCGGAGTTCTGCCCCTCGCAGCTCCAGGCTTCTGCTCAGcttccctctcctgcctcccaccccgcGGCGGCGGGGCGACCCTGGGCGCCGGGACGGACCCACGGGTGGGGGATGCGGGGAGACCCTGGGCAGCGGACCCGAGGGTGGAGGGGGCGGGGCGACCTTGGGCGCTGACCTCAGTCTGCGGGCCCTGGAGCCAGGTGCACAGCGCATCGCTGGAGGGTGTCACcgccctgcccctcccaccccagctgtcCTGGAcccaggggcagggagaggctggACGCCGGGTGCGCCGGACACAGACACGCCTGAGCACAGCTTCCTCCTTGCTGCTCCGGGAAGTGGACAGCCAGCCCAGGTGAGGGGCCAAGGGGCTGTCCTGGGGGTCTGCCCTGGTCTGGGGGGCTGCCCTGGTCTGGGGGACTGTTCTGTCTGCGGGGGTGTCCTGGTCTGGGGGATTGTCCTCATCTAGGGGGCTGTCCTGCTCTGGGGGGCTGTTCTGGTCTGGGGGGTTTTTTGAGTGTGGGGGAGGTTGCCCCATCCTCTTTGCCTTCCTGGAGGCTCAGGTCTGGGGGTCTCAGGTGGCTACATCAGAGTGTGGAGTCCCTGTGTTCCTGGCCCCTGTCACCTGTTTGTCCCTAGGAGGTGGCCTGTGGCCTGGGTACCAGTTGGGGACACAGGCTGGGCCCTGTCTGGACTGGACCGGCCACttgtcctctctgggcctctgtcaTCTATCCTCCTTAAAATGGGCTTGTATCCCCCCGACATACAGAATTGCATGAGGACCCCACAGCGTGTCCCACTTTCCATGTGCCCAGGAGCCCGAGGTCAGGACCAGGGCAGCACCCCCACCTGCCACTCCGTGTGGGTGCAACGTGTCCCGGGGGAACACGACAGGGCACAGTCACGTGGGGCTCGGGTGCCAGGACCTTAGTGGCAGTTTCTGGCTTTGACCACTCCTTTGGGCAGTGGTACCTGTGTGAAGTGGGGCTATATGTGGCACAGGATAGGCCTGGGGTAGTTTGAGAGCTGAGATGCCTTGCTGGGCATCcaggcagaggaggaggtggaCACCTGGGCCACAGGGCTAGAGAAGCCCAGGCCCCTCAGGTGGCATTCCTGGGTCCACCTCCCTCCCAGGGGCCATCTGGCGCCAGTTAAGAAGGTGCAGAGTCAGATTAGAGAAGCCTAGAGCTGGATTTCCAGAGAAACCGATGTCGTTAAGAAGCCTCACTTCTTCCTAGGATGACTGGCCTCACCCTGGGTTCACCCGCCACCCCTTGGCAACAGTCCCCAGGCAGCCCCCTCAGGGCTCCAGAGAGAAACCTCACCCTGGGagagcctggggtgggggccGCGGAGAGGAGGCAGAGCCCTGGGCCCCCAGTGCAGGCTGGAGCTGCCCCTGGGGAGGCTGGCACGGGACAGGCAGGACCAaagggtggggacacagggtgACCCCATCACATGGTGAGGGCAGCTCCGCCAGTCCCATCCAAGGGGATCCGAGGGGGCTACTTGGATCCTGCTGAGGCCATGTCCCCGGATGAGGCCCCTGCTGtccccccacctcctcccacaGGGCCCTCTGATGCCCATGGCACCCCCAGCAGGTGTGGCTCCCAGGGAATGGTCCTTGGCCACGGGAGGCTGTCTGAGCCCCAGGGATGCCTCTAAGGCCAGTGGCTCTCCAGGGGTCCGTCTCCAGGGAGACAGGGGCAGGGACACCGAGTGCAGCCTGGGTGCCCACGGCCGTCCCCCCACAGGAACCAGGACCACCTGAGCCATGGGGCTGTCCCGGAAGGAGCAGGTCTTCTTGGCCATACTGGGGGCCTCGGGGGTCTCGGGCCTCACTGCACTCATTCTCCTCCTGGTGGAGGCCACCAGCGTGCTCCTGCCCACGGACATCAAGGTGCGTCCCCGCCAGCaggggaggccgggtgcggtCCACAGGTATTGCTTCCCACTTATCCCACTGTCTCCCCAGTTTGGCATCGTGTTTGATGCGGGCTCCTCCCACACGTCCCTCTTCCTGTATCAGTGGCCGGCGGACAAGGAGAATGGCACTGGTGTGGTCAGCCAGGCCCTGGCCTGCCAGGTGGAAGGTTAGTGGGCAGTTCTGCAGCCCGGTGCTGGGATCTGCCTGTTGTTGCCTGGCTGGGATTTCCCAGATGCACGGAAAGGGTCCTGAGAGGTTCAGTGACGGCCGAGGTCCCAGTGAGCAGTCAGATTCTCATGGCCTGGCCTGGGTCTGCCCAGCGTCTGCTGCGTTCGGCCCTGACCCTCTCTGGCCCCTGGTGCTCCCCACCCTGGCACCATGTGGTGCTGGCGGCCGAAGCTGGTAGCCACAGGGGTCCTGCACTCCAGGATCTTGAGAGGGGAAAACAGGAGGCCCCAAATTTGTTTCCTGTGGGCTCtggtaacaaattaccacaagttGGGGACTTAAAACAGTAGCACCTTATTTCTCAGCATTCAGCATTCTAGAAGTCTGAAAACAAGGTCTGGAAAGGGCCGCACCCCTCCAGAGGCTCCGGGTTAGGGTCCTTCCTGCTTCCTCTAGCCTGAGAGCTCCACACAGCCCTTGGCTGGTGGCCACACCGGGGGTCAGGAGGTGGCCACGTCTTTGGGAGCTGCCTTTCAGCCCAGCCAGCCTGCGGGGTCTGGAGCTCTGTCCCCGCCTGCTGTTCCAGGGCCTGGAATCTCCTCCTACACTTCTGACCCTGCACAGGCTGGTGAGAGCCTGcggggctgcctggaggaggcgCTGGTGCTGATCCCAGAGGCCCAGCATCGGAAAACACCCATGTTCCTGGGGGCCACGGCTGGCATGAGGTTGCTCAGGTGAGGCGGGCATGGCCTTGGCACCCACAGGGCATGGCTGCAGAAGCCATGGTCTCAACCAGCGTGGCAGGCAGGGTGGGGCCGGGCCCAGGCTTCCAGCCAGCTCCAGTCCCTGGTCCTCTGTGCCCAGGCAGAAGAACAGCTCTCAGGCCCGGGACATCTTCGCAGCAGTCACCCAGGTCCTGGGCCGGTCTCCCGTGGACTTTTGGGGTGCTGACCTCCTGGCGGGGCAGGATGAAGGTGCCTTTGGTTGGATCACTGTCAACTACGGCTTGGGGACGCTGGTCAAGGTGCCACAGGCAGCCCGAGGGCGGGGGCTGGTCTGCGAGGGGCCGGTGTCTGGGGCTGGCTGACCAGGGCGGGGTCCGGGTGGCTGCTCCGAGCTGAGTGGCCCCTTCTGTGCCCAGTACTCCTTCACTGGAGAATGGATCCAGCCTCCGGAGGAGACGCTGGTGGGCGCCCTGGACATGGGGGGGGCCTCCACCCAGATCACCTTCGTGCCTGGGGGCCCTATCTTGGACAAGAGCACCCAGGCCGATTTTCGCCTCTACGGCTCCAACTACAGCGTCTACACTCACAGCTACCTCTGCTTTGGGCGGGACCAGATGCTGAGCAGGCTCCTTGTGGGTCTGGTGCAGGTCAGCGTGCCCCGGGGAGGGTGCATGGGGCTGTGGGAACAGGGCTATGGGTGCGGGGCTGGCGTGGGTCATCGGGCCATGGGGAGGGTGCACAGGGCTATGGGCACAGGGCTGGCATGGGTCATCTGGCCCCAGGGAGGGTACACAGGATATGGGTGTAGGGCTGGCGTGGGTCATCCGGCCATTGGGAGGGCGCACAGGGCTATGGGCGCGGGGCTGGCGTGGGTCATCGGGCCCCGGGGAGGGCGCACAGGGCTATGGGCGCGGGGCTGGCGAGGGTCATCCGGCCCCGGGGAGGGCGCACAGGGTGCACAGGGCTGCGGGCGCGGGGCTGGTGCTCAGGCCTTCCTGCCCTCTGCAGAGCCGCCCGGCTGCCCTGATCCGTCACCCATGCTACCTCAGCGGCTACCAGACCACACTGGCCCTGGCCCCACTGTACGAGTCACCCTGTGTCCACACCACACCCCCCCCGAGCCTCCCCCAGAACCTCACAGTTGAAGGGACAGGCAACCCTGGGGCCTGCGTCTCAGCCATCCGGGAACTTTTCAACTTCTCCAGCTGCCAGGGCCGGGAGGACTGTGCCTTCGATGGCATCTACCAGCCCCCGCTGCAGGGCAAGTTCTACGTGAGCTCCCACGCCGCCCCCCCCCCAAGGGGTCCCGGCTTCCTTGTGGGGCCCCAGGTGCCTGTCTGACTGCAGCAGGCCCAGGAGGGGCCCAGGCTGGCTCTTGGGGGCTCTGGGAGCCCGGGTGGGGTGGGGATCTGACCCAGCGTAGCCACAGCGAAGCGCAGCCGCCTCCTTCTCGCCCAGGCCTTCTCCAACTTCTACTACACCTTCCACTTCCTGAACCTCACCTCCGGGCAGCCCCTGAGCACGGTCAACGCCACCATCTGGGAGTTTTGCCAGAGGCCCTGGAAACTGGTGGGTGGGCCCCGGTTTCCCCAGCTGCAGCGAGGGTCCCTGAGGGGGCAGGGCTGCCCCGGGCAGGATGCTGGCGCCTCATTCTGGGCAGCGCGGCGGGCAGGGCCAGGGGAGGCACGGGCAGAGGACAGCTCTAGGCCGTGCCGCTCCAGGTAGGAGGCTGTGACCGTAGCTGCAGCTGGGCCCAGCCTCTGGCCCGCCAAGAGGGGGCTGCAGCCCGCACCATTTAACCGGTCAGCGGGGCCAGGGAGGGGCTCTCGACCACTACCCAGCACCCTCTTGTTGTCTGGGTGTCAGGTTGGCCAGGGCAGATGGGGCAGTCCCCCCATGACTGAGGATCGGGGGGTCCTCACCTGgtaccttggcctcctgggcccCAGGTGGAGGCCAGCTACCCTGGGCAGGACCGCTGGCTGCGAGACTACTGTGCCTCAGGCCTGTACATCCTCACCCTCCTGCATGAGGGCTACAGGTTCAGCGAGGAGACCTGGCCCAGCCTCGAGTTCCGAAAGCAGGTCAGGTGACTGCCTCCCCTGGGCGCGGGCGGGTCGTGGGCATGGGCGGGTCGTGGCCCTGGGGTAGCTGCCCCGCAGCCCTGAGCAGCCGTGTGTCCTGCAGGCGGGAGGTGTGGACATTGGCTGGACACTGGGCTACATGCTGAACCTGACCGGGATGATCCCAGCCGACGCACCGGCTCAGTTGTGGGCAGTGAGCTACGGCGTCTGGGTGGCCAAAGTGGTGTTCATGGTGCTGACCCTGGTGGCGGTGGTGGGGGCTGCCTTGGTCCAGCTCTTCTGGTTGCAGGACtagtgggaggcggaggtgggcccCCACAGAGCCCACAGGCAGCTGCGTCCCGGATGCTGGAGCCTTCCTGAGCCCTGAGCACTGTGGGACCTTGCTCTGTGGCTCTGCCCAAGGTCAGGTGACAGCCACCTCCAGGGCACCCTCGGGGTGGTGCTGTCCACAGAGGCTGCGTGGCCTCCCCTCCCGGCGTCCCTGGACCCCGCCCCCTCCCACACTGGGCTTCCAGGGGCCTTGGTGCCTTTCTGCACACAGGCCACCAGGACTCATGGTGTCTCCAAGCTGTGTGACTGCAGGGCCACATACTGCCTGCAAAGGGGGCAAGACCACAGAGGCATAGGGTCCTGCTCCTGACAGGGCCTCAGGAAGGGTAGAGAGGGACAGAGGGGAGGGAGCTGCCTTGCCTGGACCCCCGCTCTGCCTGATGCTGCAGAAGTCCATACCCGGGGGCTTCTCCTGGGCCAGCCCAGCCTCCCACACCTGCTTGGAGGGTTACACTGCAGTGAGCGTGGTTTTTATTAAAACATCATGTACACAGCATTGCTAGGGATGATCTCCCTGCTGGGATCGGGGCAGGCAGCCAGGGGCTCCTGACATCCGAGGGCCGGCGGGGACCACGAAGCACTTGGGGAAGATGCCGATGCGGCCGTCACAGTGGCCCTCCAGCCATGCCTCATCCACTGCAAGGGGGACGTTGGGCTCTGCAGGGCGCTACCCAGACGTGGCACCCAGACGCCTCTGGGTGCCACGTCTGCTCACGGCACAGGCCAAGCCGTAAGCCCCCCACACCCCGGGCATCCCGGTGCTGCCTGGGAAGGGCCATGCCCACCCTACCTTCACACAGGACGTCCACCATGTCCCCCTGTCGGAAACCCAGGTCCTCTGGCCCCTGGGCTGAGTAGCTGTACTGGGCCACCACCTGGTAGAGGACTGGCCGGCCCCCAGCTCCCTGTGGCAGGAGAGTGGGCTGCAGGTCAGGCCGGGCACTGGGAGGAGGGTCCTCCACCACCCCTCAGGgtgcccctgcctctgcccctgccctgccctcggCTCACCCTGCACTGCAGCTGCAGCCCCCTGGGGCCAGCAGCCGCGTCCAGCCAGGCCCTCTGCAGCGACTCCTCCTCGGGGATGGGGACCCACTGCCTGTCCTCACCTGGGGCTTGGTAACTGCAAAGAGGTTCCTCAGAGGGGGCCTCCAGGGTGGGGCCTGCAGGGAGGACGGTGACCTCTGCCACCCCCTCTTCCAGCAGCTGCCTCAGTCAGGGCGGTGCCCAGCGCAGAgtccaccccccacccctgcccagctcCGCCGCAGCCCGCAGGGGCTTTCTGGCCCACCTGAGTTGCCCAAGCTGGGCCTGGTGAGGGAGGGCCTGGCCCAGCAGTGCCCGCAGGCTGGACAAGTCGGCTCCTCTTCTCGCCCTCAGGGCCACGGTGAAGGTGCACTGCACGGTGACAGTCACCAGGGGCTCGGAGCCCCCCGCACCTGCTCCCTGCGGCAAGGCAGGAGGGGGAGGGATGACCACTGAGGCCCCGGGTCTGGTCAGGGCCGTCTTCAGCCCAAGCGGTGTGGGCAGAGACTGGGCAGGTGAGGGGGGCTTGCAAGCCTTGATTCTGAGGGATGGGGTTTGGCCTCGGCCTCCCTCAGGTGACTGACAGGTGAAGGGTCCGGAGCCTCTTACCCCAGCACCTGCGGGGTCCTCACAGGGGCCGGGGCCAGGCGCCCCCGTTGCTGGCGGCCCTGCAGGACAGAGCAAGGACTGACACAGCCACTCCCACCAAAGTGGGCCCTGTGGGTGGAGCCGGCAGCTGTGCGCCAGCAGCTTCCTCCCTCACCTGGGGACCCCACTGCTCAGGACCCCCATACCTGGGGGGAGAGGAGCCTGTTTGCCAACTTGCTCCACCTGGGGCCTCTGCAAGAGAAGCACAGGCTGGGTGGGCCGGGGTGGTCAGGTGCCGGAGGCCAGTACCGTCCTAGCAGAACCCATGGCAAGGGTGTGGCCTGTGTGCCCGGCCAGCGCCCAGTAGGCAGCCTGCCCACAGTCAGCTGCCTTAGGATGGGGCTGGGTCCCTGCAGGCCTAGAGGCTGCCTGTCACCAGGAGGGAGCACCACGTCCCCCCAGGCCCACCGAGGTGGCAGCTCAAGGTGGGTGGGCTCCCCAGTGACCCTAGGAAGCTGAGGACCCAGTCCCTGGCCCCCGGCCTCTGTGTGGGCTGGACATTAACCGTGTGCCCTGAGTTGGGCACCAAGGAGGGGACGAGTTCACCGCCTGCAAGTCACAAAGTCACAGCCTGGCGCTGGCTGGACCCTGAGGgtcaggtggtggtggtggtggtcgtgtttgagatggaatctcgctgtcgtccaggctggagtgcagtggcgcgatctcagctcactgcaagcttcgcctcctggattcacgccattcttctgcctcagcctcctgagtagctgggactacaggctcccaccaccatgcccggctaactttttgtatttttagtagagacggggtttcaccgtgttagccaggctggtctcgatttcctgacctcgtgatcgcctgctttggcctcccaaagtgctgggagtacatcgtgagccaccgcacctggccttttctttccttttttttttgagatagggtcttgctctgtcgcccaggccggagtggaGTGGCActgtcgtggctcactgcagcctccacctcccaggctcaagcgatcctcccacctcagcctcccacagtgttgggattacagacatgagccagtgtgcccggccTCAGTTGTAACTTACTAGATTTATCAGATGGTTGAAGTTGCCTTAGGTTAGGAAGGATGAGGGCTTAAAGGCCCATGGTGGGAACTGGGCGAATGGTTCCAGACCCAGAGGGAATTGAGTGAAGCAGAGCTTGGAGGGCGCCCTTGCCTCCAGGATGCCACTGTTAAACTGGAAGTGGGCATCCATAAAGAGAGAGTGCTGGGGCTGCTTCCTGACCACATCCTCAGATGCGCCCAGCATGAAATGCAGGTGCCTTCTTTGGGCCTCCTGGAGTCCTGCAGCAGAACCCCTGCCCACAGCTGCTACCCTGGGAGCAGCTGGGTTCCTGCCTTCCTCCGCCTCTCCCTAGGTGCCAGGGGCATCCGGGAGGACTGGGGAGATGGAGTCGCTGCTGGGCCCCCATGTGGGGGCGGGAGCCTTGGAGCCCCTCCAGAGCTGTCCTGCCTCCTGCCTGTCCCCAGCTGGATCACTCCTGGTCACTCCCACCCCAGTGGGAGAGGAGGGGCCATGGCCAGCCTGAGGTAGTCCTGGGGGCTGAGGGCCTGCAGGGCTACCTGGATGTCTCCACTGGACACCACCGCTCTCCTGCCCTGATGGCTGGCACCCTCTCGCCTCGAGCACAGCCAGGCACTCTCCCATCTGGCTGGGCTGGGCCAGGACCGTGGGTGAGCCTGGCCACATCTACCCCGCAGTGAGCTGCTCCGTCCACCCTCGTGTTGGTTTCACTGTGGTCCCCGGTCTGCAGAGGCAGCAGAAGCACCAACCCCCAGCAGGGGAAGAGGCCCAGGCCCATGAACCTGCTCCTGGTAGGCAGTCGACGTGCAGCGGTCAGCACCGACCTCCGTCTCTGCATCGAGGGGGCCCTGGTGGGTGCCAGCTCTTGGGGAGTCCATGACTGGGGAcctgggaagagaagggaggctCTCAGGCCTGGCCCATCTGAGTGCCCTCCTGTGCCCGGCCCGAATGGCCCCATGGGGAGGGCCTCTGCCTACAGGAAAGGGACGTGCTCGCAGGGCCCAGCCGGCCCCTCCTACCTGGCATCGAGGTTCGCTCCCAGTCCCTGTGGATACAAAGCAACAACCTCGCTCTGGTAAAGGGTCGGGGGCTGCCCTCCCTCCTCCCGAACTTTGAAGAGTGGCCTCCCCAGGTCTCACACAGGGACGGGACGGCCACCCCACACTCCCGTCAGAGGAACTTTGCGGCCCCAGGAGGGCTCCAAGCTTGTGCAGGGTTTTCTTTCCCACAAAGCTGGGTGAGGCCAGGCGGGGCCTGAGGGGCCGCAAACCCACCTGTGGCTGCTGAGGGCGGACACCCCACCGCTGGTCATCGGGGATGGCAGAGGCCACCACCTGGCGGGGACAGTGGGGGCTCTGGGTCAGGGACCAGTGGCCCAGTGGGGTCTGCTCCCTGCAGCCCGCCCCACCGCACCCTGCAGCTCTAAGTCCCCGGGGTCTGGGCGACAGCTGCCCACGCCCGGCCCTCGTCTGCCACCATGGAGGGAAATGTCTGATGAAAGGAAACATCTGTTGCAATATTAACTTACTTTtagcacaacttttttttttttttttttttttttttgagatggattctgtTTGTCGCCCAGGAAGGCcggaagtgcagtggccggatctcagcgcctcactgcagctccacccctcctgggttcacacaccattctcctgcctcagcctcccagtagctgggactacaggctgccacctccgcagttttttgtatttttagtagagacgggttttgcacTGCGGAAATAGCtacaggatggtctctgacctcctgacctcgtgatccacccgtctcgagCCTCCTGCCAGGGATTACATGCATTCACTGGCCTTTAGcacaactttaaaaacatttttgtttcttataaagAGCCCTCTACTGTGATATGCGGACTCTAAGTTGATGCACTAACACAGCTCAGAGCCTGGTTTCGCCCCCCTAAGGCCTCCCGCGCTGGGCAGCTGCACTGGGCCACACAGGGGTGGGCCACCCACCACCCCAGCAATGCAGTAACCGAGGGGGCGTGGTCAGTCAGGGGCGTGGTAAGTCGATGGGGGCGTGGTCACCCAGGGGCGTGGCCAGCCAAGGGTGACCCAGTCTTCGCCCACCAGGAGTTCTTCTCCACGTTTCACTCCCAGCCTTTGGGGGTGAGCAGCTCCCTATTCCTGTGACTTTAGGGGTGCTGCCTGACCCTGACCCAAGTATGGGCGTAACGTGGCCCAGACCGTCGgactgcagcccccacccccgCAAGACCTTGCTATCTGTGGCAGGCACACAGGGACCCCCTCTGGGACCTCGCTATCTGTGGCAGGGACACAGGGAGACACAAAGGCACGAAGGGACGCAGAGAGACGCAGGGACTCCGGGAGGCTGCAAGGCTGTGGCTGTGGCCATGGCCCAGGCTGAGTGGGGGCTGGCACCCACAGGTTCCTTGTTGGGAGAGCTGGAGCCCCTCCTATGCAGCTGGCTCTAGTGGGCTCTGCCTCCAAGTTGACAGCCCCATTTGGGGCACTGCCCCCCCGCCCTGGGCGCCAGTTTGAGGATGGCTGTGGGCCCACTCTCTACCCTCC
Above is a window of Papio anubis isolate 15944 chromosome 13, Panubis1.0, whole genome shotgun sequence DNA encoding:
- the NOXA1 gene encoding NADPH oxidase activator 1 isoform X4 encodes the protein MAVGFFQRGVANFQLARFQEALSDFRLALAQLRGHAAIDYTQLGLRFKLQAWEVLYNVASAQCQLGLWTEAAGSLREAMSKWPEGSLNGLDSALDQVQRRGSLPPRQVPRGEVFRPHRRHLEHLEPVDFLGKAKVVASAIPDDQRWGVRPQQPQGLGANLDARSPVMDSPRAGTHQGPLDAETEVGADRCTSTAYQEQRPQVEQVGKQAPLPPGPPATGAPGPGPCEDPAGAGGAGAGGSEPLVTVTVQCTFTVALRARRGADLSSLRALLGQALPHQAQLGQLSYQAPGEDRQWVPIPEEESLQRAWLDAAAGPRGLQLQCRGAGGRPVLYQVVAQYSYSAQGPEDLGFRQGDMVDVLCEGRVGMALPRQHRDARGVGGLRLGLCREQTWHPEASGCHVWVAPCRAQRPPCSG
- the NOXA1 gene encoding NADPH oxidase activator 1 isoform X1, encoding MASLGDLVRAWHLGAQAVDRGDWARALHLFSGVPAPPARLCFNAGCVHLLAGDAEAALRAFDQAVTKDTCMAVGFFQRGVANFQLARFQEALSDFRLALAQLRGHAAIDYTQLGLRFKLQAWEVLYNVASAQCQLGLWTEAAGSLREAMSKWPEGSLNGLDSALDQVQRRGSLPPRQVPRGEVFRPHRRHLEHLEPVDFLGKAKVVASAIPDDQRWGVRPQQPQGLGANLDARSPVMDSPRAGTHQGPLDAETEVGADRCTSTAYQEQRPQVEQVGKQAPLPPGPPATGAPGPGPCEDPAGAGGAGAGGSEPLVTVTVQCTFTVALRARRGADLSSLRALLGQALPHQAQLGQLSYQAPGEDRQWVPIPEEESLQRAWLDAAAGPRGLQLQCRGAGGRPVLYQVVAQYSYSAQGPEDLGFRQGDMVDVLCEGRVGMALPRQHRDARGVGGLRLGLCREQTWHPEASGCHVWVAPCRAQRPPCSG
- the NOXA1 gene encoding NADPH oxidase activator 1 isoform X2; translated protein: MASLGDLVRAWHLGAQAVDRGDWARALHLFSGVPAPPARLCFNAGCVHLLAGDAEAALRAFDQAVTKDTCMAVGFFQRGVANFQLARFQEALSDFRLALAQLRGHAAIDYTQLGLRFKLQAWEVLYNVASAQCQLGLWTEAAGSLREAMSKWPEGSLNGLDSALDQVQRRGSLPPRQVPRGEVFRPHRRHLEHLEPVDFLGKAKVVASAIPDDQRWGVRPQQPQGLGANLDARSPVMDSPRAGTHQGPLDAETEVGADRCTSTAYQEQRPQVEQVGKQAPLPPGPPATGAPGPGPCEDPAGAGGAGAGGSEPLVTVTVQCTFTVALRARRGADLSSLRALLGQALPHQAQLGQLSYQAPGEDRQWVPIPEEESLQRAWLDAAAGPRGLQLQCRGAGGRPVLYQVVAQYSYSAQGPEDLGFRQGDMVDVLCEVDEAWLEGHCDGRIGIFPKCFVVPAGPRMSGAPGCLPRSQQGDHP
- the NOXA1 gene encoding NADPH oxidase activator 1 isoform X3, translating into MASLGDLVRAWHLGAQAVDRGDWARALHLFSGVPAPPARLCFNAGCVHLLAGDAEAALRAFDQAVTKDTCMAVGFFQRGVANFQLARFQEALSDFRLALAQLRGHAAIDYTQLGLRFKLQAWEVLYNVASAQCQLGLWTEAAGSLREAMSKWPEGSLNGLDSALDQVQRRGSLPPRQVPRGEVFRPHRRHLEHLEPVDFLGKAKVVASAIPDDQRWGVRPQQPQGLGANLDARSPVMDSPRAGTHQGPLDAETEVGADRCTSTAYQEQGAGAGGSEPLVTVTVQCTFTVALRARRGADLSSLRALLGQALPHQAQLGQLSYQAPGEDRQWVPIPEEESLQRAWLDAAAGPRGLQLQCRGAGGRPVLYQVVAQYSYSAQGPEDLGFRQGDMVDVLCEGRVGMALPRQHRDARGVGGLRLGLCREQTWHPEASGCHVWVAPCRAQRPPCSG
- the ENTPD8 gene encoding ectonucleoside triphosphate diphosphohydrolase 8, translated to MGLSRKEQVFLAILGASGVSGLTALILLLVEATSVLLPTDIKFGIVFDAGSSHTSLFLYQWPADKENGTGVVSQALACQVEGPGISSYTSDPAQAGESLRGCLEEALVLIPEAQHRKTPMFLGATAGMRLLRQKNSSQARDIFAAVTQVLGRSPVDFWGADLLAGQDEGAFGWITVNYGLGTLVKYSFTGEWIQPPEETLVGALDMGGASTQITFVPGGPILDKSTQADFRLYGSNYSVYTHSYLCFGRDQMLSRLLVGLVQSRPAALIRHPCYLSGYQTTLALAPLYESPCVHTTPPPSLPQNLTVEGTGNPGACVSAIRELFNFSSCQGREDCAFDGIYQPPLQGKFYAFSNFYYTFHFLNLTSGQPLSTVNATIWEFCQRPWKLVEASYPGQDRWLRDYCASGLYILTLLHEGYRFSEETWPSLEFRKQAGGVDIGWTLGYMLNLTGMIPADAPAQLWAVSYGVWVAKVVFMVLTLVAVVGAALVQLFWLQD